Part of the Bacillus cabrialesii genome is shown below.
TGTTAAAGCAACTTCATTTGAATTGCTGACAAAAGCACTTCGCCCGCTTCCTGACAAATACCATGGTCTAAAAGACGTTGAGCAGCGCTACCGTCAGCGATATCTGGATCTTATCGTAAATCCAGACAGCAAACATACGTTCATCACACGAAGCAAGATCATTCAAGCGATGAGAAGATATCTTGATGATCATGGATACTTAGAAGTAGAAACACCAACAATGCACAGCATTCCAGGGGGAGCTTCTGCGCGCCCATTTATCACTCATCATAATGCGTTAGATATTCCGCTTTATATGCGTATTGCAATCGAATTGCACCTAAAGCGCCTAATCGTCGGCGGTTTAGAAAAAGTTTATGAAATCGGCCGTGTTTTCCGTAATGAGGGTGTCTCTACACGCCATAACCCTGAATTCACGATGATTGAGTTATATGAGGCATATGCGGACTATAAAGATATCATGAGCTTAACTGAAAACCTTGTTGCTCATATCGCCCAAGAAGTGCTTGGATCAACTACAATTCAATATGGTGAAGAACAAATCGACCTAAAACCGGAGTGGAAAAGAATCCATATGGTTGACGCAGTTAAAGAAGCGACTGGCGTTAATTTCTGGGAAGAGGTTACGGTTGAGCAAGCTCGTGAGTATGCAAAAGAACACGGCGTAGAAATTAAAGATTCTATGACAGTAGGTCATATCATCAACGAATTCTTCGAACAAAAAATTGAAGAAACGCTTATTCAGCCAA
Proteins encoded:
- the lysS gene encoding lysine--tRNA ligase; its protein translation is MSQEEHNHEELNDQLQVRRDKMNQLRDNGIDPFGARFERTHQSQEVISAYQDLTKEELEEKAIEVTIAGRMMTKRGKGKAGFAHLQDLEGQIQIYVRKDSVGDDQYEIFKSSDLGDLIGVTGKVFKTNVGELSVKATSFELLTKALRPLPDKYHGLKDVEQRYRQRYLDLIVNPDSKHTFITRSKIIQAMRRYLDDHGYLEVETPTMHSIPGGASARPFITHHNALDIPLYMRIAIELHLKRLIVGGLEKVYEIGRVFRNEGVSTRHNPEFTMIELYEAYADYKDIMSLTENLVAHIAQEVLGSTTIQYGEEQIDLKPEWKRIHMVDAVKEATGVNFWEEVTVEQAREYAKEHGVEIKDSMTVGHIINEFFEQKIEETLIQPTFIYGHPVEISPLAKKNPEDPRFTDRFELFIVGREHANAFTELNDPIDQRERFEDQLKEREAGNDEAHLMDEDFVEALEYGMPPTGGLGIGIDRLVMLLTNAPSIRDVLLFPQMRQR